The Streptomyces sp. HUAS MG91 sequence GGGCCGCGCGCACGACGCCGACGATGCGCACGGCGTGTCCTTGGTCGTCGCGCAGGATGCGTCCCGCGGCGTGGGTGAGGCGTGCGGTGCCGTCCTGCCGGGTGATCTGGAAGAACACGCCGTAGGAGTCGCCGCCGCTCGCGACCGCCTCGTTGACGACCGCGATGACGCGCACGGCCTCCTCGGGCGGGATCCGGGACAGCACCGACTCGACCGTGTCCCGGAACTCGGCCGGGGGCAGGTCGAGAACGGCCAGGCAGTTGTCGTCCAGGCGGAGAGCACCGCCCTCCAGATCCCAGTCGAAGCTGCCCATGCCGGTCAGCCGCAGTCGCTCTTCGAGGCCGATGTCCGGCTCGTGTGCAGGGGCCATATGACTCTCCGGTGTACCGCCTCGTCACCATATCGGCACGTCGACATGTGCGCGCGGCGGCGGAAGCGCTCTCCCGTACTGGAGGAGCCGTCCGGCGGTCATCGGTTGGACGACGGCCACCGAAACGCGCTCCGTCAGGCCCCGAGGTCGACATGGGTGCCCAGTCCCCTCCGCTCGGCGAGGTCGGTCAGGAGGCGGGTCACGGCGAGGTCCTGGAGGCCCACGCCCACGGAGTCGAAGAGGGTCAGATCGGTGTCGGCGGTGCGGCCGGGGGCGGTGCCCGCGAGGACGTCACCGAGTTCGGTGCGGAAGTCGTCCTCGCGCAGGGCGCCCTCGGCGAGCGGGATCAGGACCTCGCCGGACTTGGTGCGGGCCGTGTCGTAGGCGTCGACGACGATCCGGCAGCGCCGCATCGCCTCGGTGTCGAGTTCGCGGTGGTCGGGGCGGGGCGGCGCGCCGACCGCGTTGATGTGCTGGCCGGGCGTCAGCCAGGCCCCCCGGACGAGCGGTTCGCGGGACGGGGTGAGGGTGCACAGCACGTCGCAGGCCTCGGTGACGGCGCGTGGTCCGTCCAGGACCTTCGCGGGGACGCCGAGGTCGGCGCTGATCCAGGCGGCCAGGTCGTGGGCGGCGGGCTGGGTGCGGCCCCAGAGCACGACCTGCTGGTAGGGGCGGCCGGGCAGCAGGGCCCTGACGTGGGCGCGGGCGAGCGGCCCGGTGCCGACCAGGCCGAGGGTGGCGGCGTCGGCGCGGGCCAGGGCGCGGGTGGCGACGGCGGTGGCGGCGGCCGTGCGGACGCGGGTCAGTTCGGCGCCGTCGAGCAGGGCGCGGCAGGCGCCGGTGTCCGTGTCGGTGGCGAGGACGGCGGAGCGCTGGACGGGGAGGCCTCGGTCCCGGTTGCCGGGGAGGTCGGCGAGGAGTTTGACGACGGCGAGGCCGTCGGGCGCGGAGGCGGCGGCCATGGCGAGGAACGTGTCCGGGGAGCCCGGGAGTCTCAGGGCGGGCGGGGCGGGCAGGACGGCCGCGCCGAGGGTGAGGTCGCGGTGGGCGCGGGCCACGGCCGCCTCCACCTCCTCGACCTGGTCGGCCAGCAGCTCGCGGATGGTGGACCGGGTGAGGATCAGGGTCATGGTGCGGGTACTCCTGACGAAGGACGTGCGGGCGGGTGCGGGTGCGGTGCGGGTCAACCGCCGCGCAGGAACGGCACGGTGAGCGCGGAGGGGGCGCGGCTGCGGCCGACGAGACCGCTCACGGCGAGCAGCGCGAACACGTACGGGAGGGTGACGAGCAGCGGCGCCGACAGGTGGAGGCCGAGGGCGGGGGCCGCGAACTGGAGCGACTGGGCGAGGCCGAAGACGAGGCAGGCGAGGAGGGTCGGCCAGGCGCGCCAGCGGCCCGCGATGACGGCGACGACCGCGAGATAGCCGATGCCTCCGGTGATGTTGTCGCTGAAGGCGTGCACTTCGGAGAGGGCGAGGTGGGCGCCGGCGAGGGCCGAGGTGGCGCCGGTGAGCAGGACGACGGCGTACCGGATCGGCCGGACGGGGAGCCCGCACCGGTCGGCGGTGAGCGCGTCCTCGCCGACGGCGTCGACGGCGAGCCCCCAGGTGGTGCGGCGGCTCAGGGTGAGGGCGAGGAGCGCGGTGATCGCGAACGCGGCGTAGCCGAGGACCGTCTGCTCGAAGAGCGCGGGTCCGAGCACGGGGATGGCGTGCAGTGCGGGTACGGGCAGCGGGTCGAAGCCGGGCAGGGCGCTCTGGCGGCTGCCGTCGCCGAACAGGAGCCGGGAGCCGTAGGTGGTCGCGCCGAGGGCGAGGGCGTTGGCGGTGATGCCGGTGACGATCTGGTCGGCGCGCAGGGTGACGCTCAGTAGCGCCTGGAGGGCGGCGAAGAGGAGGCCCGCGGCGAGCGCGGTGAGCACGCCGACGCCCGCGCTGCCGGAGGCGTGGGCTCCGGCGGCGCCCGCGAAGGCGCCGGTGAGCATCATGCCCTCGACGGAGAGGTTCAGGACGCCCGCGCGTTCGCTGAGCAGTTCGCCGGAGGAGGCGAGGAGCAGCGGCAGCGCCATCCGGACGCCGCCGGAGGCGAGTTCGTCGACGACGGCGCTCATGAGCCGCTCCTCGTCCTGCGATGGGTGATCAGCATGGCGGCGGCGATGAACAGCACGAGCAGGCTCTGCACGATCTGTACGGTCTGGGCCGGTACCTGGGCGGCGAGCTGGAGGTTGATGCCGCCGCTGGTGAGGAAGCCGAAGAGCAGGCTGGCGGCGGCGACGGCGGTGAGCGAGCCCCGGGCGAGCAGCCCGACGACGAGGCCGGAGAAGCCGTAGCCGGAGGAGAAGTTCTCGGCGAGCACGTACGGGGCGGTGGCGACCAGGGCCGCGCCGGCGAGGCCCGCGAGGCCGCCGGCGAAGGCGAGCGAGCCGCCCTCCAGGCGGGCGACGGGCAGCCCGAGCCGGGCTGAGGCGGCGGGCGAGTGCCCGACCGCGCGCAGCCGTACCCCGGTCGCGGTGTGCCGCAGGGCGGCTCCGACGCAGAGGGCGAGCACGGCGGCGATGATCACGACGGCCGTGGCGGGCGACTCGGCGCCGCCGATCAGCGGAAGTTGGGCGCCGGCCGGCAGCGGCGCGGACTGCGGCAGCGTCTCCGACGAGGTCACGGGCTGGCGCAGCAGGGCCGCTTCGTGGACGGAGACGGAGACGAGGCCGAGGCCGATGAAGTTCAGCAGCAGGGTGGTGATCACCTCGCTGGTGCCGCGCCGCACCTTCAGCCAGGCGGCGATGCCCGCCCAGGCGGCGCCGCCCAGGAATCCGGCGAGCAGCACGAGGGGCACGCCGATCGCGCCGGGGACGGCGGCGGGCAGGGCGAGTCCGGTGGCGGCAGCGGCGGTGCCGCCCGCGCAGAGCTGGCCCTCGCCGCCGACGTTCACGAGTCCGGCGCGGTGGGCGACGGTGAACCCGGTGGCGATGAGGGCCAGGACGGCGGCGGAGTTCAGGGAGCTGCCGACGGCGTACGAGGAGCCGAACATGCCCTCGTCGAGCGCGGCCCAGGCGGTGGCGGGGTCGGCGCCCGCCGCGACGACGAGCAGGATGCCGGCGCCGAGGGCGAGCAGGGCGGCCAGGACGGCGACGGAGACGGGATGCCGGGCCAGGTCGGCGGGGCGCGGGCCCGTTCTGCGGCTCGGTGGGGGCGCGGTGGTGGTGACGGTCACGGGGGTTCCTCGGGCGGTCGGGATGCGGTGCGGAACGGGGGTTTCGACTGCTGCGCGTCTCAGGGGAAGCGAGTGGTGGGTACGCGCGTCAGGGCTCGGCGGATGCCCGTGCGGGTGCCTGCGCCCGGCCCGCGCCCACCATCAGCTCCCCGATCCGGTCCCGGGCGTCGGGGTCGCGCGGGTCGACGGGTCCCAGCAGGCGGCCCCGGTAGGCGACGAGGACGCGGTCGCTCAGGGCGAGGAGTTCGTCGAGTTCGGCGGAGACGAGGAGCACGCCGGCGCCGCGTGCGGCCGCTTCCCTGATCCGGGCGTGCACGGCGTCGACGGCGCCGATGTCGAGGCCGCGGGTCGGCTGGGCCGCGGCGAGGGCGACGAGCGGGTCGAGGGCCAGTTCGCGGGCGAGCACGACCTTCTGCTGGTTGCCGCCGGACAGGGCGGACATCGGCGCGTCCGGCCCCGGGGCGCGGATGCCGTGGGCGGCGATCGCGTCGGCGCCGGCCCGGGCGAGCGCGGCCCGGTCGAGGGCGACGCCCCACCTGCGGAACCGGCCGAGCCGTCCGAGGTGCAGGTTCTCGGCGATCGACAACTCCGGTAC is a genomic window containing:
- a CDS encoding ornithine cyclodeaminase family protein, encoding MTLILTRSTIRELLADQVEEVEAAVARAHRDLTLGAAVLPAPPALRLPGSPDTFLAMAAASAPDGLAVVKLLADLPGNRDRGLPVQRSAVLATDTDTGACRALLDGAELTRVRTAAATAVATRALARADAATLGLVGTGPLARAHVRALLPGRPYQQVVLWGRTQPAAHDLAAWISADLGVPAKVLDGPRAVTEACDVLCTLTPSREPLVRGAWLTPGQHINAVGAPPRPDHRELDTEAMRRCRIVVDAYDTARTKSGEVLIPLAEGALREDDFRTELGDVLAGTAPGRTADTDLTLFDSVGVGLQDLAVTRLLTDLAERRGLGTHVDLGA
- a CDS encoding ABC transporter permease, producing MSAVVDELASGGVRMALPLLLASSGELLSERAGVLNLSVEGMMLTGAFAGAAGAHASGSAGVGVLTALAAGLLFAALQALLSVTLRADQIVTGITANALALGATTYGSRLLFGDGSRQSALPGFDPLPVPALHAIPVLGPALFEQTVLGYAAFAITALLALTLSRRTTWGLAVDAVGEDALTADRCGLPVRPIRYAVVLLTGATSALAGAHLALSEVHAFSDNITGGIGYLAVVAVIAGRWRAWPTLLACLVFGLAQSLQFAAPALGLHLSAPLLVTLPYVFALLAVSGLVGRSRAPSALTVPFLRGG
- a CDS encoding ABC transporter permease gives rise to the protein MTVTTTAPPPSRRTGPRPADLARHPVSVAVLAALLALGAGILLVVAAGADPATAWAALDEGMFGSSYAVGSSLNSAAVLALIATGFTVAHRAGLVNVGGEGQLCAGGTAAAATGLALPAAVPGAIGVPLVLLAGFLGGAAWAGIAAWLKVRRGTSEVITTLLLNFIGLGLVSVSVHEAALLRQPVTSSETLPQSAPLPAGAQLPLIGGAESPATAVVIIAAVLALCVGAALRHTATGVRLRAVGHSPAASARLGLPVARLEGGSLAFAGGLAGLAGAALVATAPYVLAENFSSGYGFSGLVVGLLARGSLTAVAAASLLFGFLTSGGINLQLAAQVPAQTVQIVQSLLVLFIAAAMLITHRRTRSGS